The following proteins are co-located in the Halocatena salina genome:
- a CDS encoding ABC transporter substrate-binding protein produces the protein MVEYGDQSEEPFDRRRFLQLTGVASAVAVAGCANLVNNGDDENESPRHVSHVNQVPADIQWNSSNPANTPQITNRALFDPFVKYNFKTSEFIPYAISEWNFGGNTFELTVRDGLTWSNGDDVTASDIATQLRIGLYTGEPYADFTESIKTPDDSTVRLQFDSTVNEQIVTFQILADRFVHQKESEFGTYLETLKNDEQKGLKELGDFAYREPIASGPFEHDSVGQEQLRLTLRDDHPDADNINFDEYVFEYRESNQQAQQALQNGAIDSAFSLFVQTDILENFPKKVTQIQTPSNWGYGLYPNHSDPHLSDRAVRQAIQYVINRAQVRDNVSPDSKTAPEYPVGIASDNQQEWLGDAIDDFDTYGVDSTATEQATQVLEEAGYKKQNGTWVDSDGETVELPIMVPSDWSDWNTATDTVVDQLSQFGFQATKETRSYDAMLGNVFPNGDFVVAAAGWLYGSPQGSFPYFSLHHQLVKNNDAVTYNYPAADGSRGGNREDVTVPARSGSGTITVNPAERLSELAGSTDESTVNEITVEQAWVTNQDLPMLPVLEKVEQTFITGGEEWDIPKPDAEVAQVQWANTWLPRQGEMQYTGN, from the coding sequence ACCAAGTGCCGGCGGACATACAGTGGAACAGCAGTAATCCGGCGAATACGCCCCAGATCACGAATCGAGCGCTGTTCGATCCGTTCGTGAAGTACAACTTCAAGACGAGCGAGTTCATTCCGTATGCGATCTCAGAGTGGAATTTCGGAGGTAATACGTTCGAGCTGACGGTTCGGGATGGGTTAACGTGGTCGAACGGGGACGACGTCACGGCCAGCGACATCGCCACGCAGCTGCGTATCGGACTGTACACGGGAGAACCGTACGCCGACTTCACCGAGAGCATCAAAACGCCCGACGATTCGACCGTCAGGCTACAGTTCGATTCGACCGTCAACGAGCAGATCGTCACGTTCCAGATCCTTGCTGATCGATTCGTTCACCAAAAGGAAAGCGAGTTCGGTACGTATCTCGAGACGCTCAAAAACGACGAACAGAAAGGACTCAAGGAGCTCGGAGATTTCGCCTACCGGGAACCGATCGCTAGCGGCCCGTTCGAACACGACAGCGTCGGACAGGAGCAACTGCGACTCACGCTGCGCGATGACCACCCCGACGCTGATAACATCAACTTCGATGAGTACGTGTTCGAATACCGAGAAAGCAACCAGCAGGCCCAGCAGGCGCTCCAGAACGGGGCGATCGATTCGGCGTTCTCTCTGTTCGTGCAGACGGATATCCTCGAAAACTTCCCGAAGAAAGTTACCCAGATCCAGACGCCCTCGAACTGGGGCTACGGACTGTATCCGAACCACAGCGATCCACATCTCAGTGATCGGGCCGTACGTCAAGCGATCCAGTACGTCATCAACCGGGCACAGGTGAGAGACAACGTCTCTCCGGACTCCAAGACCGCTCCGGAGTACCCGGTTGGAATCGCTTCGGACAATCAACAAGAGTGGTTGGGCGATGCGATCGACGACTTCGATACGTACGGTGTGGACAGCACAGCGACCGAACAAGCCACGCAGGTCCTCGAAGAGGCTGGCTATAAGAAACAAAACGGTACGTGGGTCGACAGCGACGGCGAAACCGTCGAACTGCCGATCATGGTGCCATCCGACTGGTCGGACTGGAACACGGCGACCGATACGGTCGTCGACCAGCTCTCCCAGTTCGGATTTCAGGCAACGAAAGAAACCCGGAGCTACGACGCCATGCTCGGCAACGTCTTCCCTAACGGTGATTTCGTTGTGGCCGCAGCAGGCTGGCTGTATGGTTCGCCACAGGGTTCGTTCCCGTACTTCTCCCTGCATCATCAGTTGGTCAAGAACAACGACGCCGTCACGTACAACTACCCAGCGGCCGATGGCTCCCGCGGTGGGAACCGCGAGGATGTGACCGTGCCCGCGCGGTCGGGATCGGGGACGATAACGGTCAATCCGGCCGAGCGACTCTCGGAACTAGCTGGAAGCACTGATGAGAGTACTGTCAATGAGATCACCGTCGAACAAGCGTGGGTCACGAATCAGGATCTCCCGATGCTTCCCGTGCTCGAAAAGGTCGAACAGACGTTCATTACTGGCGGTGAAGAATGGGATATTCCCAAACCGGACGCCGAGGTCGCACAAGTCCAATGGGCTAACACATGGCTTCCACGTCAAGGGGAGATGCAGTACACTGGTAACTAA